A DNA window from Bacteroides cellulosilyticus contains the following coding sequences:
- a CDS encoding adenylosuccinate synthase — translation MKVDVLLGLQWGDEGKGKVVDVLTPRYDVVARFQGGPNAGHTLEFEGQKYVLRSIPSGIFQGDKVNIIGNGVVLDPALFKAEAEALEASGHNLKARLHISKKAHLILPTHRILDAAYEAAKGDAKVGTTGKGIGPTYTDKISRNGVRVGDILHNFEQKYAEAKARHEQILKGLNYEYDLTEIEKAWMEGIEYLKQFPLVDSEHEINNLLNDNKSVLCEGAQGTMLDIDFGSYPFVTSSNTICAGACTGLGLAPNKIGEVYGIFKAYCTRVGAGPFPTELFDKTGDQICTLGHEFGSVTGRKRRCGWIDLVALKYAIMVDGVTKLIMMKSDVLDSFETIKACVAYKVNGEEIDYFPYDISEGLEPVYVELPGWETDMTRMQSEDEFPEEFNAYLTFLEEQLGVPIKIVSVGPDRGQTIERYTEE, via the coding sequence ATGAAAGTAGATGTTCTATTAGGATTACAATGGGGCGACGAAGGCAAAGGCAAAGTCGTTGACGTATTAACTCCGAGATACGATGTCGTGGCTCGCTTCCAAGGCGGACCGAATGCCGGACATACACTCGAGTTCGAAGGGCAGAAGTATGTGCTCCGTTCTATTCCCTCGGGAATTTTCCAAGGTGACAAGGTGAATATCATTGGTAATGGCGTAGTGCTTGATCCGGCTCTCTTCAAGGCAGAGGCTGAAGCATTGGAAGCATCCGGTCATAACCTGAAAGCGCGCTTGCATATCTCTAAGAAAGCGCATCTCATCTTGCCGACCCACCGCATATTGGACGCCGCTTACGAAGCTGCGAAAGGTGATGCTAAAGTAGGCACAACGGGTAAAGGTATCGGCCCTACTTATACCGATAAGATTAGTCGTAACGGTGTGCGTGTAGGTGATATCCTGCATAACTTCGAACAGAAATATGCTGAAGCCAAAGCTCGTCATGAGCAAATTCTAAAAGGTTTGAACTATGAATATGACCTGACAGAAATTGAAAAGGCCTGGATGGAAGGTATTGAGTACCTGAAGCAATTCCCGTTGGTAGACAGCGAGCATGAAATCAATAACCTGCTGAACGATAATAAGTCAGTACTTTGTGAAGGTGCTCAGGGGACGATGTTGGATATCGACTTTGGTTCATATCCGTTCGTTACTTCTTCCAATACTATTTGTGCAGGTGCATGTACCGGTTTGGGTTTGGCTCCTAATAAGATTGGTGAAGTCTATGGTATCTTCAAAGCATACTGTACACGTGTAGGTGCAGGTCCGTTCCCGACGGAACTGTTTGATAAGACAGGTGACCAGATTTGTACACTGGGACATGAGTTCGGTTCAGTAACAGGTCGTAAACGTCGTTGCGGTTGGATTGACTTGGTGGCGTTGAAGTATGCCATTATGGTAGACGGTGTTACCAAATTGATCATGATGAAGAGCGATGTACTCGATTCATTCGAAACAATCAAAGCCTGTGTAGCTTATAAAGTAAACGGTGAAGAAATCGATTATTTCCCGTATGACATCAGCGAAGGTCTTGAGCCGGTTTATGTTGAGTTGCCCGGTTGGGAAACTGACATGACGAGAATGCAGAGCGAAGATGAATTCCCAGAAGAATTCAATGCTTACCTGACGTTTCTGGAAGAACAACTTGGTGTGCCCATCAAGATTGTTTCCGTAGGTCCTGATCGTGGACAGACGATTGAACGTTATACAGAAGAGTAA
- a CDS encoding Fur family transcriptional regulator: MESQNVKDTVKQIFTEYLNANGHRKTPERYAILDTIYSIDGHFDIDTLYSLMADQENFRVSRATLYNTIILLINARLVIKHQFGNSSQYEKSYNRDTHHHQICTQCGKVTEFQNEELQQAIGNTKLSRFSLSHYSLYLYGLCSKCDRANKRKKKNNNHKKEK; encoded by the coding sequence ATGGAAAGTCAGAATGTGAAAGATACGGTAAAGCAGATATTCACTGAATATCTCAACGCGAACGGGCATCGCAAGACTCCCGAACGCTATGCCATACTCGATACTATCTATTCCATTGATGGTCATTTTGACATCGATACGCTTTATTCGCTGATGGCTGACCAGGAGAATTTCCGTGTGAGCCGCGCGACTCTTTACAATACTATTATCCTTCTCATCAATGCACGACTGGTAATCAAACATCAGTTCGGAAACTCCTCCCAATACGAAAAGAGCTATAACCGTGATACGCATCACCATCAAATCTGCACGCAGTGTGGCAAGGTGACTGAATTTCAGAACGAAGAGTTACAGCAGGCGATTGGGAATACTAAATTGAGTCGGTTCAGTCTGTCGCATTATTCGCTTTACCTGTATGGATTGTGCAGTAAGTGCGACCGCGCTAACAAACGTAAGAAGAAAAATAATAACCATAAGAAAGAAAAATGA
- a CDS encoding DNA alkylation repair protein: MDLHEQLKEIKTQLRLSMNGAVSQSMREKGLVYKLNFGVELPRIKAIAEGYEKDHSLAQALWKEDIRECKILAGLLQPVDSFFPEIADIWVENIQNIEIAELTSMNLFQYLPYAPAKSFQWIADEREYVQTCGFLTIARLLMKKGDMNERTANEFLDQAVCAFISGSYHVRNAAMAAIRRFMQHSEEHAFQVCRRVEEMEHSESEAEQLLYNLVREEIE, from the coding sequence GTGGATCTACATGAACAACTGAAAGAAATAAAGACACAGCTCCGCCTCTCTATGAACGGGGCTGTGTCTCAAAGTATGCGTGAAAAGGGGCTGGTCTATAAATTGAATTTCGGTGTAGAACTTCCCCGTATCAAGGCAATTGCCGAAGGGTATGAAAAAGATCACTCATTGGCGCAAGCTTTGTGGAAAGAGGATATCCGTGAATGTAAGATTCTGGCAGGGTTGTTGCAGCCGGTAGACAGCTTCTTTCCGGAGATTGCTGATATCTGGGTGGAAAATATTCAGAATATTGAAATAGCGGAACTTACTTCTATGAATCTGTTCCAGTATCTTCCTTATGCTCCTGCGAAGTCTTTTCAATGGATTGCCGATGAGCGGGAGTATGTACAGACGTGCGGTTTCCTCACCATTGCCCGCTTGCTGATGAAGAAGGGGGATATGAATGAACGTACTGCGAATGAATTTCTCGACCAGGCAGTTTGCGCTTTCATTTCCGGTTCCTACCACGTGCGCAATGCAGCTATGGCGGCCATTCGCCGCTTCATGCAGCATAGTGAAGAACATGCTTTCCAAGTGTGCCGTCGGGTGGAAGAGATGGAACATTCCGAATCGGAAGCCGAACAGTTGCTATATAATCTTGTAAGAGAAGAAATAGAATAA
- a CDS encoding dipeptidyl-peptidase 3 family protein: MKKQLIACAAFALLTACSGSKTTTAEADKFDYTVEQFADLQILRYRVPGFENLSLQQKELVYYLTEAALQGRDILFDQNGKYNLRIRRTLEAVYTGYKGDKNTPDFKAMEVYLKRVWFSNGIHHHYGSEKFVPGFAPEFFKEAVLSVDTSTLPLAEGQTAEQLCDELFPVIFDPAVMPKRVNQAAREDLVLTSACNYYDGVTQKEAEDFYNAMKDPKDETPVSYGLNSRLVKENGKIQEKIWKVGGLYGQAIDKIVYWLKKAEGVAENPEQKAVIAELIKFYETGDLKTFDEYAILWVKDLNSLVDFVNGFTESYGDPLGMKASWESLVNFKDMEATHRTEIISGNAQWFEDHSPVDKQFKKDEVKGVSAKVITAAILAGDLYPATAIGINLPNSNWIRSHHGSKSVTIGNITDAYNKAAHGNGFNEEFVYSDAELQLIDKYADLTGELHTDLHECLGHGSGKLLPGVDPDALKAYGSTIEEARADLFGLYYVADPKLVELGLTPNEDAYKAEYYTYLMNGLMTQLVRIEPGNNVEEAHMRNRQLIARWVFEKGAADKVVELVKKDGKTYVVVNDYEKLRELFGELLSEIQRIKSTGDYQSAHDLVESYAVKVDPALHAEVLERYKKLNLAPYKGFVNPKYEAVVDAAGKITDVKVTYDEGYAEQMLRYSKDYSNLPSINN, encoded by the coding sequence ATGAAGAAACAACTAATAGCATGTGCCGCTTTTGCATTGCTGACAGCTTGTAGCGGCTCGAAGACAACAACTGCCGAGGCAGATAAATTTGATTATACAGTGGAACAATTTGCAGACTTACAAATATTACGTTACCGGGTTCCCGGTTTCGAGAACTTGTCGCTCCAACAGAAAGAGCTGGTGTATTACCTTACGGAAGCTGCTTTGCAGGGCCGTGACATTCTCTTCGATCAGAATGGAAAATATAACCTGCGCATTCGGAGAACGTTGGAAGCTGTTTATACAGGATATAAAGGAGACAAAAATACGCCTGATTTTAAGGCGATGGAAGTGTACCTTAAACGTGTGTGGTTCTCTAATGGCATTCATCATCATTATGGTTCTGAGAAGTTCGTGCCGGGTTTTGCTCCCGAATTTTTCAAAGAGGCTGTGCTGAGCGTAGATACTTCTACATTGCCGCTGGCTGAAGGACAAACCGCGGAGCAATTATGCGATGAATTATTTCCGGTTATTTTTGATCCGGCTGTGATGCCGAAACGCGTGAACCAGGCAGCAAGAGAGGACTTAGTGCTGACTTCTGCTTGCAACTATTATGACGGTGTGACGCAGAAAGAAGCTGAAGACTTCTATAATGCAATGAAAGATCCGAAAGATGAAACGCCTGTTTCTTACGGTCTGAACAGTCGTCTGGTGAAAGAGAACGGCAAGATTCAGGAAAAGATTTGGAAAGTAGGTGGGCTGTATGGACAGGCTATCGATAAAATTGTATACTGGCTGAAGAAAGCGGAAGGCGTAGCTGAAAATCCGGAACAGAAGGCTGTGATTGCCGAACTGATAAAGTTTTATGAGACCGGTGATCTGAAGACTTTTGATGAATATGCTATCCTTTGGGTGAAAGATTTGAACTCCCTTGTGGACTTTGTGAATGGATTTACTGAAAGCTATGGTGATCCGTTGGGTATGAAGGCAAGCTGGGAATCATTGGTGAACTTTAAGGATATGGAAGCTACGCATCGTACTGAGATTATCAGTGGCAATGCGCAATGGTTTGAAGATCACTCTCCGGTAGATAAACAATTCAAGAAAGATGAAGTGAAAGGTGTTTCCGCCAAAGTGATTACGGCTGCTATTTTGGCCGGCGACCTTTATCCGGCAACGGCTATCGGTATCAATTTGCCTAACTCCAACTGGATACGTAGCCATCATGGTTCTAAATCTGTGACTATCGGTAATATTACGGATGCATATAATAAGGCGGCCCATGGCAACGGATTCAATGAAGAGTTTGTATATAGCGATGCCGAATTGCAGTTGATAGATAAATATGCCGATCTGACAGGCGAACTCCATACGGACTTACATGAATGTTTGGGACATGGTTCCGGAAAGTTGCTTCCGGGAGTTGATCCGGATGCTTTGAAAGCCTATGGCTCTACGATCGAGGAAGCACGTGCGGACTTATTCGGTCTGTATTATGTAGCTGATCCTAAGTTGGTAGAATTGGGACTGACACCCAATGAAGATGCTTACAAAGCAGAATATTATACTTATCTGATGAACGGCCTGATGACACAGCTGGTTCGCATTGAACCGGGTAATAATGTGGAAGAAGCCCACATGCGTAATCGTCAGCTCATTGCCCGCTGGGTGTTTGAGAAAGGTGCGGCGGATAAAGTAGTAGAACTGGTGAAGAAAGATGGTAAGACTTATGTGGTGGTGAACGATTACGAAAAACTGCGTGAACTCTTCGGTGAATTACTGTCCGAGATCCAACGTATCAAATCAACAGGCGACTATCAAAGTGCGCATGATTTGGTAGAAAGCTATGCAGTGAAGGTAGATCCGGCTTTGCATGCCGAAGTTCTGGAACGTTATAAGAAACTGAATCTGGCTCCGTACAAGGGATTTGTAAATCCGAAATATGAAGCAGTGGTAGATGCAGCCGGTAAGATAACCGACGTAAAGGTGACTTATGACGAAGGTTATGCGGAACAAATGTTGCGTTACAGTAAGGATTATTCTAATCTGCCTTCTATTAATAATTAA
- a CDS encoding helix-turn-helix domain-containing protein — MSDLENKNQEAATKKRPYNLREKKEKNAAYRSLIRPELADELYDKILNIVVVQKKYKDPDYSAKDLAKELKTNTRYLSAVVNSRFGMNYSCLLNEYRVKDAKHLLTDKRYADKNVEEISTMVGFANRQSFYAAFYKNVGETPNGYRKKHADKKQ, encoded by the coding sequence ATGAGTGATTTAGAAAACAAGAATCAGGAAGCGGCTACTAAGAAGCGCCCCTATAACCTGAGAGAGAAAAAAGAGAAGAATGCTGCTTACCGCTCGTTGATTCGTCCGGAATTGGCAGATGAGTTGTATGACAAGATATTGAATATCGTAGTTGTGCAGAAGAAGTACAAAGATCCCGATTACTCAGCTAAAGATTTGGCAAAAGAGTTGAAAACCAACACTCGCTATCTGTCTGCTGTAGTAAATTCTCGTTTTGGTATGAACTATTCATGCCTGTTGAATGAGTACAGAGTAAAAGATGCAAAACATTTATTGACGGATAAGAGATATGCCGACAAGAATGTAGAAGAAATCAGCACGATGGTAGGTTTTGCCAACCGTCAGTCTTTCTACGCTGCATTTTACAAAAATGTAGGTGAAACTCCTAACGGATATCGTAAAAAACACGCAGATAAAAAACAATAA